A single region of the Candidatus Acidiferrales bacterium genome encodes:
- a CDS encoding ATP-binding protein → MSEARPKALRWTLLVGLAVVLVFAGIAGFLYRRTEARVVSDYERQQLALVRQTAGAVELRWEDIRHRLDRTLLQENRGRRIRDVGEFEATFQVSPEGRLKVLRGSLPPAVAALVTRQKSEPGSYLSEPLFAEDGSVKLIALEPLFDGARPAGAAGGVFALPELLGPPLRGIEGMPISIVILNESGSVLANTHHPEMIGRRIPAEGSCLPCHRAFTTEQRMLRGEEGAGKIQVTRNPVGVVAFTPVHLANRRWSLAFSTRHGLIAQTTRSGFMNLFVLLTVFLSLTLAATVFIFRLNQKRRLAELKAQAAERRLKFEQQLQHAEQLAAVGKMASHIAHEINTPLASIGLNVAYLRTEVERYAGAKIAEIQEVSEAVTREIDRLKKVIQDYLRFARMQKPAPERRSLGQISENFLDFIAKEAEQRRVKIHSQITAEPTYASLDENLVRQALLNIVRNSFEAMPDGGEIRFELRAFEKELELRISDNGPGITAEHLPRIFDPFFTTKREGTGLGLAHTRKIVREHGGDVRCEARPGSGTTFIITLPRILGEKVFLPAQPEMEPAGISSRAAGPHFGQGGRGGPS, encoded by the coding sequence CGGTATTGCTGGTTTTCTTTACCGGCGCACGGAGGCGCGGGTGGTGAGCGACTACGAGCGCCAGCAACTTGCGCTGGTTCGGCAAACCGCCGGCGCCGTCGAGCTCCGCTGGGAAGACATCCGCCACCGGCTGGACAGGACGCTCCTCCAGGAGAACCGGGGGCGGCGCATCAGAGACGTGGGCGAATTTGAAGCCACTTTCCAAGTTTCCCCGGAAGGCCGCCTGAAGGTTCTGCGGGGGTCGCTTCCGCCGGCGGTGGCGGCTCTTGTCACCCGACAGAAAAGTGAACCGGGCAGCTACCTGAGTGAACCGCTTTTTGCCGAAGATGGCTCCGTCAAGCTCATTGCTCTCGAGCCTCTCTTCGATGGCGCTCGGCCAGCCGGAGCAGCCGGCGGAGTTTTCGCTCTGCCTGAGCTGCTTGGCCCGCCTCTGCGCGGCATCGAGGGGATGCCGATTTCGATTGTCATCCTGAATGAAAGCGGATCGGTGCTGGCTAACACGCACCATCCGGAGATGATCGGTCGTCGCATTCCAGCGGAGGGCTCCTGTCTTCCGTGCCACCGGGCGTTTACCACCGAGCAGCGCATGCTTCGCGGCGAAGAGGGCGCCGGAAAAATTCAGGTCACCAGGAACCCGGTCGGAGTGGTGGCTTTCACACCCGTCCACCTGGCCAACCGGCGATGGTCGCTGGCGTTTTCCACCCGGCACGGCCTGATTGCGCAAACCACGCGCAGCGGCTTTATGAACCTCTTTGTGTTGCTGACCGTGTTTCTCTCCCTTACTCTGGCCGCGACGGTTTTTATCTTCCGGTTGAACCAGAAGCGCCGCCTGGCCGAGTTGAAGGCGCAGGCGGCCGAACGCCGGCTCAAGTTCGAGCAACAATTGCAGCACGCCGAGCAGCTCGCCGCCGTCGGCAAGATGGCCTCCCACATCGCGCACGAGATCAACACGCCGCTGGCCAGTATTGGCCTGAATGTGGCCTATCTGCGCACGGAGGTCGAGCGCTACGCCGGAGCGAAGATTGCCGAGATCCAGGAAGTGAGCGAGGCCGTCACGCGGGAGATCGATCGGCTGAAAAAAGTGATCCAGGACTACCTGCGGTTTGCGCGCATGCAAAAGCCGGCGCCCGAAAGGCGCTCGCTTGGCCAAATCTCAGAAAACTTCCTCGATTTTATCGCCAAGGAAGCCGAGCAGCGGAGGGTAAAGATACATTCGCAGATCACCGCCGAACCGACCTACGCCTCGCTGGACGAGAATCTGGTGCGCCAGGCCTTGCTTAACATCGTCCGCAATTCCTTTGAGGCCATGCCCGACGGGGGCGAAATCCGCTTCGAGCTTCGCGCCTTCGAAAAGGAGCTGGAGCTTCGCATTTCCGACAACGGCCCCGGCATCACTGCCGAGCATCTACCAAGGATTTTTGACCCGTTCTTTACCACCAAGCGCGAAGGAACCGGTCTCGGCCTGGCACACACTCGCAAGATTGTCCGCGAACACGGCGGCGACGTCCGCTGCGAGGCACGACCGGGCAGCGGAACCACCTTCATCATCACCTTGCCGCGCATTTTGGGAGAGAAAGTTTTCCTTCCCGCTCAGCCGGAAATGGAGCCAGCGGGAATTTCCAGTCGCGCCGCCGGCCCCCATTTTGGGCAAGGCGGGAGAGGAGGGCCATCATGA